One segment of Rubripirellula amarantea DNA contains the following:
- a CDS encoding flagellar FlbD family protein has translation MIKLTRLDGEPFVLNAELIRYVEKRPDTFITLTSGDRIVVAETMDDVIERAVQYQQHKHFMPPPVRMTASSDASIPNASA, from the coding sequence ATGATCAAACTGACACGACTCGACGGCGAGCCATTTGTGCTCAACGCTGAACTGATCCGCTATGTAGAGAAGCGGCCAGACACGTTTATCACGTTGACCTCCGGTGATCGCATCGTCGTTGCTGAAACGATGGATGACGTCATAGAGAGAGCTGTGCAGTATCAGCAGCACAAGCACTTTATGCCGCCGCCGGTGCGAATGACCGCAAGCTCCGACGCTTCGATCCCCAACGCCAGCGCCTAG
- a CDS encoding motility protein A, whose amino-acid sequence MDIASLIGLILAIGLIIGSIAMGNAPFSAFIDIPSFMVVVGGAFAAALICFPMGSIMKSPLIALKVLLNKGEDRLTMIKQIVELAETARRDGLLALESKVGDIQNPLIKTGIQMAVDGSTPEVVEEVLRTEVEAIQKRHKEGKSIMDQLGRFAPAYGMIGTLMGLIMMLQDMSDPSGIGAGMAVALITTLYGAIVANVFFSPFAEKLGLNSRNEMVSHEIAIRGVMAIQSGESPRAIDQKLRTFLPPKQRDAE is encoded by the coding sequence ATGGATATTGCCAGCCTCATCGGTTTGATTCTCGCCATCGGCCTGATCATCGGTTCGATCGCGATGGGCAACGCCCCTTTCAGCGCCTTCATTGACATTCCATCTTTCATGGTGGTGGTGGGCGGTGCGTTTGCGGCTGCGTTAATTTGTTTCCCGATGGGAAGCATCATGAAGTCGCCACTAATCGCGCTGAAGGTATTGCTCAACAAGGGTGAAGATCGTCTGACGATGATCAAGCAAATTGTTGAACTCGCCGAGACAGCCCGCCGCGATGGATTGTTAGCCCTGGAATCAAAAGTTGGCGACATCCAGAATCCTTTGATCAAGACCGGCATTCAAATGGCCGTCGATGGCAGCACTCCTGAAGTGGTCGAAGAAGTTCTGCGAACTGAAGTCGAAGCCATCCAAAAACGACATAAGGAAGGCAAGAGCATCATGGACCAACTCGGTCGTTTTGCTCCGGCGTACGGCATGATCGGAACTTTGATGGGTTTGATCATGATGCTTCAAGACATGAGCGATCCGTCGGGTATTGGTGCGGGTATGGCCGTCGCGTTGATCACCACCCTTTACGGAGCGATCGTCGCGAATGTGTTCTTTAGCCCGTTTGCCGAGAAGCTCGGACTCAATAGCCGCAACGAGATGGTAAGCCATGAGATTGCGATCCGCGGTGTGATGGCGATTCAGTCTGGCGAAAGCCCTCGTGCGATTGATCAAAAACTACGCACCTTCTTGCCACCAAAACAACGGGATGCTGAATAG